The genomic DNA tcactttgtcctctatatctctattgagcctaAGGCATGGTCGCTATCATCCTTATATTGctcaatctctcttttttggtTTATTGGGTAAGTTTAttagaacaaatgagctcgatattcctatatcgactcatttgggtatgcatacacttatagaCTCTGCCACCAAGCagccgtgagatatcactcccattacgtaggagggacaaatcctatcttggtcactcacattcctctccatgctttatggtatacccaataactatttTTATAACCAAtttgttacggtggcgtttgataACATCAAAACATAcaacattacatgtaggaaactatgatgacctcaagtcaaatgaCCATTGCACCATAGTCATTATGAGATCTGcaaatgacagtcacgtaacaacccatgtagcagtctcataacgggtcagtccagtacacattattcctaatgtatacctgcggtgtaactcgatgtctccacatccataacctgtgagacttggtcatcaatctatACCCACACTAGTTTAACCGCATTATCGTTGCCCTAATTAACAATAATACTTTAACTAGGGATATTTAGGAATAGTGTTAAGTCATTATAGGATGTCACAagcaagtcacacttgatgcctgttgaacctactatttcaaggacgttattgtgtaaaatttatATGTAGCGCAACTCatacaataacagaaatgcctcgtattataaagaaatatatgtcatattacagaattgatgacagattgcctcCATGGCATataccaattcccaacaaggcatacaccgaaaaaaaataaaaaactaatgAGAGGGAGCGTAGTACAGTGATAATTGTGCTCTTGCCCCATAATTTAGCGGTTCTAGATTTGATCTTAATGGTGAGATTTGTACGccctattaaattttttatttttttatactatattTATAGGACTCTttttataaaaggaaaatttctGATTATAAAAGTCTGTATTCCCCTTTTCATTGTATGAGAAGTTAACTCCATAGAAGGTGTCATTGATCTGAAAGCTTTCATGGCTCCCTGGATCAGTATGCACTTGTCCGTATTACTCTCTATACACACAGGCAAAGCCCTAGCCATCTTCCTTCTCGTCCTCCTAGTTGTTCATGTCCTCCATTCTAGGAAACTCAAATTCACCAAACAATATAAGAATCTTCCCCCGGGAAGCTTCGGATGGCCAGTTGTCGGTGAGACCCTAGCGTTGTTCCGAACTGCCCGGGCTGGAAGACCGGACAGCTTCATGAGGGAGAGGATGAAGAAGTATGACTCTCGGGTCTTCAGGACAAAGCTGTTCAATGAGCCGACCGCCGTCTTCTGCGATGCTGAGGGAAACAGGTTCCCCTTCGCTAATGAGGGCAAGAAGGTCACCGTGTGGTGGCCGAGCTCGGCTCAGAAGCTGTTGGGATCATGTATAATAACCATCGGTGGTGAGGAAGGTATGTAACATTTACGACAGAAAAAATTAGTATTGGAGGAAGCCCTTATCAGATTACTCGAGACTCACAATACGCTTttcatattatgcatgcacTCATATAGAACTAATGCTCTAACACATCAAATTAACTTtactgattttttttaatagctGAAATCTAACAGTATAAAATTCTAATTGCACCAAACACAAACGTATGAcaggaaagaaaatgaagaagatgCTAGCTGGCTTTTTTAGTCCTGACACATTGTCGAGGTACACCGAGACCAAGGATTAACTTACTCGGGACTTCTTGAGAACTCATTGGAAAGGTACTACAATTAATATATCTCTCATATACTACGATCTTCTTTTCTCATCATAGTCTTTCAAATATGATGTTCTTACATattccaaaaaataaagtttttcTTCTTCGATCAATTACCTCTTGGATTCACCTCTGCTGAGGAATTGAAGTCGAGTATGCCTCTACGTCTCTACCTTTCTCCTGCCCAAATCCTATCCCTATCAcaacttttattattatttttttcaagaaaGAAAATCTTGAGTTATCTCACTGACATGATGACACAATCAGAAAGAACTTATGATCGCCTGCAATACCCGCTCTCTATAAATCGTTGAGattatcatttttaattaGTATGAGAGAACGGAATGGAATGGAGTGAAAAGAAACAAGCATTTTATCGTTCTACTCATCTCTTTATTTGGTTGCACTTACACTTCTGAGAACTGAAATAATCATTTTATTGAAAGtacattttttctttaacttgATGGAATACATAatcctttaaaaaatttaagggATATTCATTCAACAATTGCAAAAAGTTTTTACATAAAATCAATTCGATTGTTTAGGCctgttttatttgatttttgaatcaaaattttactctatccaactcaactctattcttCCCTATATTCAACACTATAATAATTActgttttttcattttcttccatttaataataatttcttactcattttttaaccattttttaatcaattttttaataaaaatttctcatttattttcatatatatatatatatatacatacatatatatatatattttcacctatttatatatttttcaacatttgcaataattattttttgtcttttcttaTTCCCtagaatagagttgagttgagttgaatctCAACTCAAAAACTAAACACAAACGGCCCAAATTATgtaattacaatttttttttcaaaaccaAAGCTAAGATTAAGATTCCATTTTTGCAATACCATCATTTATCATTCTATCGgatcatttcatttcattttttttttgttctatcACCCACACCAAACAGAACGTTAGTGCTTCTTATGCTATGAGACAAGGTGAGATCATGatcgtgaaatttttttgtatttgcGATGGAAGTGTGTTGAGTCTTGGGCGACTTACTAGTGAAATGGAAtagtaatcgaaaaaaaagtgAATACAAATGATGTTAGTAATTAGACTACTTAAATGCGTTCGAAAGCAAATAACATCGAAAGAAGAGACTGGCATATTTTTGGacatctgttttttttttttcccaatggATTGAATTAGAAGTTGTTTGATGTTGATGCGTAGATTAATATAGGGAAAAGTACAAATCTCCAATTATGGTTCGGGATTGGGACAAATTGCACATTGTGTTTTTGTTAGGATTAATTAGCCCATTTGTGGTGTACTTCGTTAGATATACGGGGTTAcaacgttaatttttttcattttcagtccttAATCTTTAGGCtattaatcattttggttctaaatcttttttttatcattcctaCCCTaaactttccattttatttcattttagtcctacaaagaaaatcgaaagggaatgaggggtcggggccgccaatcggcgatcttgacccctccaccgagattGTCTGTACCCACGGAGGATGCCGATCGGAGTCCCCAGTTGATTCGGCGAttggcgaccccgacccctccacctaGGTCGTTGGAACCCACAGAGGATGCCGAcaacctcggtggaggggtcggggtcggggTCGGGATCGTCGATTCACGACCCCAACCTTGAACCGATCGGAGACCTCCGACTCGAAGTCCCCGGTCGATTCGGGGTTGGGGTCGCCAATTAGCGACCCCGatccctccaccgaggtcacCGGCACCCACAGAGGATGCCGGCGTCCACAGAGGACGTCGGTAATCTCGATGGAGGTGTCGAGATTGCCAATTGGTGGCCCCAACCCTTccttccctttcgattttctttgtaggactaaaatgaaacaaaatgaaaagtggAGGGTggaaatgataaaagaaaaaagattcagaaccaaaatgattaaaatgctaaagattgaggactgaaaatagaaaaaaattaacgttgTAAGCCCCTATGTCTAACGGAATACACCACAGGAAGGCTAATTGTCCCTAACAAAAACACATGGTGTAATTTGTCCCGATCCTAAACCACAAGAGgaatttttgtactttttccatTAATATATAATCACTGACCCTAAGGATTTAATGCATAGTGGTCGACGGGGCATATGGCTACTGGTCCATGATCGACGGTACCATTAATGTATGCTGAAGTAAAGCGACCACCTATATATACtcgtaaatgaaaaaaaagaagaagaaaacctattgaaaaaaaagaaaaaagaaaaaaagaaagggaagataatttcttgaaaaatttgATACTCGTTGTTAAACTATTTatatccctttattagttattaaaattgttatttcattatattagattcatgagcctcctttataataataataaaaaagataacaGTATCCATGTACAATTTACAATATGAATCAACTGCACACCCATTAAATGTGTCTAATGTGCGTATATGCAacagagacatatatatattcaaatctAATTTCAATATTAAGTAAGAAATCATTGGTTCAAACCAAAGAAAAGAACGTTTCTGGTCCtacattttttcatattttcttaatttttttctaataatttaattatccCTTTTGTTGAGTTTTTTTCTATTGGGCCTAGACCTAGCAAGATACCTGATTGAGCCGTCATACCAAATTATTTGGTCATTATGGTCGGATCAATTGTTTTGcgaaaaaacaaaattctcAATTTCATATAGAAAAATCAGGAGAAACAGTATTGGAAATgctagatgtacaaataatgATATAtgctatttctttttcaaattttacgtTGTGAGTGAGGAATCTTTTCATTTCTCGAGTAtctcattttttattaaatttccacATATTTTGACTTCTCTCTTTTGTTCAGTGTTATTATACCAAATCCTATAAGGTAGCAAGTAATCCGATTGCCCCTTCGTTTCAAATGAATAATCATTTCGTCGGACCTTGTTATTTTGAAGATTTTTTTCCCAAGTTCTAAGTAGATTTGTCCCTATACATTTTCCCACATTTTTTATGATTACTGTGCctacaaaataatattatttatggaAACAAACCTCTAATGCTCCAAAGTGAATATAATGTCACGTTTTTCATCCTTATCGTATACAAActtttcttatctttttcCCGATTACTATAAGATTTGACCCCATacattttattatatcatcGCTAtttattttaccttttttctAAAGAATTATGCCTATACTCTATactctatttttctttataagtaGCAATTATATCTTCCTTTTTAtccatattatttattttcgttCACAAACTTTCCCCCTCtgtattttatctttcttaAGGAATCATATTTAAATGCACACTTTCTTTGTGttacattattttttctccgTTTCTCCAAACAAGTTAACTATTTTTGTTACCAAAAAAGGTAATATTATATCTCCGTTTCTCCATACAAGAAATTCCAATGATGAAAATTGATTTAGTTGCTAATTTACTTTTCACAAATTTGTAAAATGCTAACATTTTCATTATCATGTTCTCCTTTACTTAatataatttgtaaaattcCAGATCTTATATATtcatatcacttttttttagaaaaaagaattatagaTTTTTTAGAAATCAAAAGTCAACCTATTTAACACATTTAAACACACTtcacaaaacaaaaaataataatgtcataaatgaaaaatggaTAAACATGTCTAAGGTTCAGTTACGCTAAAACtcacataaaaaagaaaagaaaagaaagacaaGACATGGACATAAAGAGGAATGAGCTCTACCATTTATCAACTCGGGTAAAGTTAAAACTCACGTTCCAAGAGTATATCATGAAACAATTAGAAACAAGCTTTTCTTGTATCTTCAGCTACCGTTTTTCATTATCCCTCTTTCATGTACTCTACAAGTCCTTTTATCTTTAAAATAAGCTAATTTATCTGCTTGGATTAAATAGGTAAGGAAGAGGTGATGGTCTACCCAGCAGCCAAACTATACGCATTCGAAACAGCATGTCGTTTATTCATAAGCATTAGTGACCGCAAACACATATGGGAGCTTCATCATCTATTCTCCGAATTTCTCGATGGGGTGATCAGCATTCCTCTTAATTTTCCTGGTACAAAATACTACCGAGCGAAGAAGGCAGTGAAACATATCCGTGGCGAGCTACGTGAGATAATCACACAAAGGAAATCAAGTCCAGCTGGATCATGGAATCCGGAAGATCTGCTATCATATTTGCTCCAAAATGGGGACGAAAACGGAAGGTTTCTGACAGATGATGAGATTGTTAACAACTTGTTGGTGTTTCTAATCGCAGGGCACGAGCCTACTAGCAGTACGATAACATCACTCGTGAAATTCCTTGCTGAGATGCCCCATGTATACCGGACAATACTCCAAGGTGACCGCGCTCTCTACACTATTTTATACATAACGAGAGCTAATTAAAGGTTATTGAAATGGAGTAATCATAGGCCGTGGTTTAAACTTAGTTTATAAATGTTTTAATCTATGCAGAACAAAGGGAAATAGCAAAGTTGAAAAAGCCCGGAGAGAGGTTGAAGCCGGAGGACATACGTATGATGAAATACTCATGGAGTGTAGTGTCTGAAGTCATAAGACTTGTGCCACCAGTCATCGGTGCTTTTAGGGTTGCCCTAGAGGACTTCTCTTATGGCGGATAAACCATCCCTAAAGGATGGAAGGTATACTTACCATCCATCGTACATTTTACCAACTTCATGTCCCTTGTCTCTATAATTTAGAATGCATCCAATCATTGAGGTATGCCGACAAATGCAGTTGCTTTGGAGCCCAACCACAACAAATAGCGACCCAGCGGTCTTTCCAAGAGAAAAGGACTTCGATCCGACGAGGTTTCATGACGCTTCCCCCCCAAGCACTTATGTTCCTTTCGGGGGAGGGCCTAGGATGTGCTTGGGCAAGAATTACGCCCAAATTGAGATCCTTGTATTCCTCCACCACGTGGTCAATATGTTCCATTGGGAGTTGATGATTCCTGGTGAGAAGATAAAGTTCGATCCCTTGCCTATCCCATCGCGACGGCTCCCTGTACGCCTTCGACCTCATCATAAAACAACATCTGATCCAACAAGCAACTAATTAACGATATGATATATAGGATATGTGTTGCATAATGATTTGTTTACAGGGATCTATCTAATTTTGTATTCTATGTATTAATTGTCTTAGTTATTGTCAATAAAATGGCAGGTGTTATGCCacccaaataaaatattcaattgaatatgtgtcatatattaaataaatggctaaaaaaaattatcgttCTATTTTTTCTATCGATTCGTACCAAGAATTTTATGGTggatttgagattttttttacttgaagATGGATGCTCACTGAATCAGCAAACGATCAGTGGGCCAAGTTACATCTTTCCTCCCTAATCAAAACCGAGTGGTGGGAATGGACGAGATGGCTATTGCCCCCGTTGAGATTACAAACCGGCCCAACAGGCAATATTGTGGGCGAGGAAGTTATCGGCCTGAAGTTGTTGAGCGGAGCGGATGGCATTGAGAGCAGCTTCTGCTTGCCCTTATGAAGAGGGTCATGGATTGGAGATTACAAAAGGAACTTTCCTAAATCTTGAATTGCAGATGCTAGTGTTAATGTCTCAATTTATTTTCGCCTCATTAAAGCAATAATCTATAACCATTATGAAAGTAGATGTGGAAATTCATACCAATACCACGACGGGTATCTTTTACTTGAGCAAAAATTTTATCAATGGCAACACGGCAAATCACGAATTATGTTCTTTAGTTACAAAAGTTAAAAGGTTTTCTTTTCAGATGAATAAAAGTTGAAACTTGAAAGACTTGGTATATGTATACTAGTGATTTGTACACTCGCGATGCTGCGGTAGAAAAGTCTCGCGACGATCACATCTCCTATATTTTCACAcactttttatatttcaatttgtCTGCCGACGCATCATCTAATTTTCTGAAAGATCATGACTCTCGAAAATCATGTGAAATACAAATTTATTGTtttgctattttttttattaatttatcttacaaatttttgttataaaagaTGCACTTTAACTCatctaataataaaatttgtcaatataaaaattgaggaccaatttttcataaatttgctTTGCGTTCATTTCATAGAAATTTTTCTTGAAAgtcactaatttttttaaaataaattgaatgaacagtgcaaataaataatatattaacaaCAAAACCAAAAATCTGTCAGTGTTTTGCAATCTTTTATTGGtttatttaattcattttGTTGAAAAGATGCACATTCTATTTTTGATGTGCAATTTGATATCAACGATGCACTTTCACTCTTATATTAAGATTTTCCAAAATAAAGATTGGAGGCcaattttttgtaaaaatgTTACTTTGAGGTCCTTTCATGTATTTTCCTTGAAGGGATTCAACATTGTAAGGAACAAAATTAGAAATGTGTAAACAATATGGGGCTCAGATGATTCAAAACATATTCCTATTAAGTAAGGATTTGAGTTCGAGTAtcgtgaatagagaaaattcatgattacGAGAGGTTTATCCTTTAGTCGGTCAACCCGACTCGAATTGATTAGTTGAGACCCATTGAACTTTCAAATATTGGGGTGGAGACTCAAAAAGCAGAGAacgtaaaaaattaaatagcaTTATTCTATGATATAAAAAAAGCTCTTGAGTACCAAATCTTTTTTTGATGTGCACCTTGAATGAATGATGCACTTTAACTCCTCTAATATTAAgctttgaaataaaaattgaaggccaattgaaagaaaatattattttgagaTCCATTGACAAACTTTTCTTGAAAGAATTCAAAATTGTAAGTAAACAAATTAGAGTATTGTGACCGGAGAAAAATAGGCCGatttgactcgaactaaattaGTAGGCACTCATTAGACTTCCGAATATCAAAGtgtagataaaaaaaattaagaaatttaaataaataaataaataaatacataatattATACTAATAggcaaaataaatgaaatttgaGAGTATGGAAAACTAGTCCATCcacgaatttttttcttcaaagaATTCAAAATTGTAAGTAAACAAATTCGATTATTATGATTGGAGAAAAGTGGGCCAatttgactcgaactaaattaGTGAATACTTATTGGACTTATGAATATCAAGGTGtagataaaaatattaagaaatttaagaaataaataaataatattatattaataggTAAAATAAACGAAATGTGAGAGTATGAAAAACTGGTTCACTCTCCTATGGGAAAGATTGACTAGTTTTTATTTGTTAGTACAATATAATTGttagtataatataataatttgttaGTGAGGGTTGTGGGTGACCCGTTAAGGAGTGTGGGCATGACTAGCCCTAGTTGTGGAATAGAAAACTTGCCCGAAAACCGAGAAAGCTCAAGGGAACCTGCTACTGGACAGAGTTGGAACGGACTGAAGGAGGTTCCAAATGGCAAAACTGACACCACCAATTGACTCAGAGGTCGAAAATAAGGGGTATGTAATTTGTTTGAAGCTCGGATCAAGACAGGAGGCGGACACCGAAAAATGGGTAGTTTCCCGATTGAGAACGGCTTGTTTCGGCCTTGTTTTGTGGGTTGTTGCTGCTAAACGACCATGGGAGAGTTGAGGGGGAGTTGAGAAGATTTTAGAGTTAGAAAGGCTTGGGAGAGAGTGGAAGAGTGAAAGTGATTAAGTGTCTTGCATCTTAAGGCTATAAAGTTGCACTAACGAGCCAAACTAAGCAAGATTAGTGAAAATTAAGCATGTTTAGGGGAGGATCAAGGTGTGGCCGATTTTGATTAGAAGAGGCTAGATTGGGGCAAGATCCATAAAATGGGGAAGTTGATAGTAGAAATGGATGTGAGATGTGTactaaaatgataaaatatggGGTAACtttgcaaataataaaaaaatagggGGGGAGGGGAAGGGGGGAACGACCGATTATAGGTGGGAGGTCGTGGATCCCACATGGCTTCAAAGAGAGTCGGGAAAGCTCCGGTCTCGGTTGATTACGCGCTTGAGTTTTGCGACTCGAACGGACGATGCATTATTGACGTACACGAAGAGATGATCCCGACGAGCCCAATATCAACATGTTTTGCTTTTGTGGATGACTTGGTGACGTGGGGGCTTGGGAGTCGGATTTTCTCGATTCGGGTGATCGAGGCAAAATTAACGGTTTTTGTCGCCCATTCATGTGCATGTTTGCTGTACTGGCCGCGTTAATGTACTTTGTCGGTCTGGCGGAATGGTTGACTCCGCAGCCTCCGCCGGAAATCGGGAACCAAGATGACCCAAGAATCTGCAATTGGAGTTTTCTCACTGTTTTCCGAATGTCTTGATGTGCACGGAGACCACTGTGAACATTTGTTGAAAACGGATCACGAATGTTTGTCGGGTGATGTTTGAGACCCTTCTGAAGTCACTCGAGAAACTTGGACGATTTGTGCAGTCTGAACTGAAATGGCATCCTAGGCCCTTGGGGTTGTTGGGATTGGCTGGCGTAGACCCTGGGCGTTAACATTTCGCCAAATGAGCTCCCAGCGCGAGAATCCGCTTGAAAGGGGCCATTTTCCGCCTGAAAGGCACTCGGGAGACCTGAACGACTTGTGCAGCGTGACTAGACATAACCTCCCTAGTCCTCGAGGTCCTTGGGATTGGTTGGGCCTGATTTCGGGTACTGACAACTGACATTTTGCCGAACAGGTCTTCGGCTAGAGATTCTTGTTGAAAAGGGCCATTTTTCTGACTCTAGACCTACTTGGGAGACCTAAATGATTTTCGGAGAACAGTTTGAAACTTATTCCATGGTTTTGATATCCCCTATGTATGGCTAGACCTATCATCGAGTGTGTTTGATTCGCCTGTTGAGTGGGTGTCTCGGGAGCTCTGCTAGAAAGGCTATTTGCGAATACTCGGGAATGCCTCGGCTCAGGCAGATGATCTACTAAATGTGCTCAAATGTGATATTCATCAGTTAGGCATCATGagagatttttagagtcccatattggataacTTTCGACGTCCCAATGAGCCAGCGATGAATAGTATTGTAGTGAATCGGTTCCTACTGACCCGGGATTTAGATGCTTATTTGGCCTCTCCGGTTCGTCTCTCTGACCTTCTTAGAAACCTTGAGGTCTTTTATGTAGTCATGCCCCGAGGTCGTCTAGTTGACCTTGTTGACTCGGCTGTGAATAGTAACTCGACCTTTGATGGACTGTCTTTTGTCGAAGCTCGAGTTGTGGTTAGGATTACTATTATTGTTCTCCCTAGGAGCCCGTGGACTAAAAAGGGGTTGCTGAcaacttgcccctctttggctgGGTTCTCGAATAAAAAATGCAACCAAAAGACCTTCAGAAGTACTCTGGTTTGGTTCCGACGACCACTACGACACATTCGCTAGCCGTCTCCTCTCTTTTATTTGGATGTTTCGAGGAAGACCGTGCAGGGGCACGAAGTTTCTTATTGCGGGTCAGGGGTGCCCACCAATGCCAAGTAGAAAAGAATggaaaagagtggtataaggTGTGCGCAGGAAGAAGAGTTGGATTTACATAGGAAAGTATAACTAGGAGTTGACCCGAAAGGAATGTAAATATGGGACCcgattgtcagcaccccattttggctcaccaagtTGAACTACATTATTAGCAGTGATCCATGTCACGACTTGAGAATCATCATAGAAAACGGCTCGatagagcaagaaatcactattcatcctcaagtcagcaaaattgagcagatgacATATGTATATGatagaaggactctaggggtcaccaaaaggcaacaaagtgactagagagtttaataatgtccaaaaccggcatttccagtgtactacatggacaatcctattttccgatagttcgctcgtccatcggaagatagccaatattggacttcaaaaatccacatcgatgccaaacaga from Punica granatum isolate Tunisia-2019 chromosome 2, ASM765513v2, whole genome shotgun sequence includes the following:
- the LOC116194920 gene encoding beta-amyrin 28-monooxygenase-like — encoded protein: MAPWISMHLSVLLSIHTGKALAIFLLVLLVVHVLHSRKLKFTKQYKNLPPGSFGWPVVGETLALFRTARAGRPDSFMRERMKKYDSRVFRTKLFNEPTAVFCDAEGNRFPFANEGKKVTVWWPSSAQKLLGSCIITIGGEEGKEEVMVYPAAKLYAFETACRLFISISDRKHIWELHHLFSEFLDGVISIPLNFPGTKYYRAKKAVKHIRGELREIITQRKSSPAGSWNPEDLLSYLLQNGDENGRFLTDDEIVNNLLVFLIAGHEPTSSTITSLVKFLAEMPHVYRTILQEQREIAKLKKPGERLKPEDIRMMKYSWSVVSEVIRLVPPVIGAFRVALEDFSYGG